A region from the Rufibacter sp. DG15C genome encodes:
- a CDS encoding amidophosphoribosyltransferase has translation MSDAIKHECGIALIRLRKPLDYYAQKYGTPMYALHKMYLLMEKQHNRGQDGAGLASIKIDTKPGTEYIARYRSVKTKAIDAIFGKISEKYGKLLRKNPEAAKDVDWLRDNLPFLGDVYLGHLRYGTHGENSVDNCHPMLRENNWRNRSLAVAGNFNMTNVDELFNVLTNLGQHPKQKIDTVTVLEKIGHFLDEENQRLFDYYKPDHNNEEITHLIEENLDLQRVLRRACKDFDGGYAMAGMTGYGASFVVRDPSGIRPAYYYVDDEVVVVASEKPAIKTAFGVDYSQIKEITPGHALIINKNGTTSEREVLPALEKKSCSFERIYFSRGNDPEIYQERKALGKLLCPQILKAINHDLENTVFSYIPNTAETSYYGMMDGIEDYLRSYRKQAITEAGNDPEKLETILSFKPRVEKLVIKDAKLRTFITDNDHRDDLVAHVYDTTYEVVKKGVDTVVVIDDSIVRGTTLEKSIIKMLDRLGPKKIIIVSCAPQIRYPDCYGIDMSKMKEFVAFRALMGLLKDNNKENLAEEVYEQCRQAAGTSAFKEKNFVQALYEAFSYEEVSAKVAEIVTAKGIQAEVEVIFQTVDSLHEACPNHLGDWYFTGNYPTPGGTKVVNRAFMNYMEKSEARAY, from the coding sequence ATGAGTGACGCAATAAAACACGAGTGCGGTATTGCCCTGATTCGCCTTCGCAAGCCCCTTGACTACTACGCCCAGAAATACGGGACTCCCATGTACGCCTTGCACAAGATGTACCTGCTCATGGAGAAACAGCATAATAGGGGACAAGATGGCGCAGGGTTGGCCAGTATTAAAATTGACACCAAACCCGGCACTGAGTACATAGCCCGCTACCGCTCCGTCAAGACCAAGGCCATTGACGCCATCTTCGGGAAGATCAGCGAGAAGTACGGCAAACTACTCCGCAAAAACCCCGAAGCCGCCAAAGATGTAGACTGGCTCCGCGACAACCTTCCTTTTCTGGGTGATGTGTACCTGGGCCACCTTCGCTACGGCACCCACGGCGAAAACTCAGTAGACAACTGCCATCCCATGCTACGGGAGAACAACTGGCGCAACAGAAGCCTGGCCGTGGCCGGTAACTTCAACATGACCAACGTAGACGAGCTCTTCAACGTCCTCACCAACCTAGGTCAGCATCCTAAGCAGAAAATAGACACCGTCACGGTGCTGGAGAAAATAGGTCACTTCTTAGACGAGGAAAACCAACGCCTCTTTGACTACTACAAACCTGACCACAACAACGAGGAAATCACCCACCTTATAGAAGAAAACCTGGACCTGCAACGCGTGCTGCGCCGGGCCTGCAAGGATTTTGACGGCGGCTACGCCATGGCGGGGATGACGGGGTACGGTGCTTCGTTTGTAGTGCGTGACCCATCCGGGATTAGACCAGCGTATTATTATGTGGATGATGAAGTGGTCGTAGTCGCTTCTGAGAAACCCGCCATCAAGACTGCCTTTGGCGTAGATTACAGCCAAATCAAGGAAATCACCCCGGGCCACGCCCTCATTATCAACAAGAACGGCACCACCTCTGAGCGCGAAGTGTTGCCGGCCCTAGAGAAAAAATCCTGCAGCTTTGAGCGCATCTATTTCTCCAGAGGCAATGACCCAGAGATTTACCAGGAGCGCAAAGCCCTGGGCAAACTACTCTGTCCGCAGATCCTAAAGGCCATCAACCACGATCTGGAAAACACCGTTTTCTCCTACATCCCCAACACTGCCGAGACCTCTTACTACGGCATGATGGATGGCATTGAGGATTACCTTCGCAGTTACCGCAAGCAAGCCATCACGGAAGCCGGCAACGACCCCGAGAAACTGGAAACCATCCTTTCCTTTAAGCCACGGGTGGAGAAACTGGTGATCAAAGACGCCAAGCTCAGAACCTTCATCACCGACAATGACCACCGCGATGACCTGGTGGCCCACGTGTATGACACTACCTATGAAGTGGTGAAAAAAGGCGTAGACACGGTAGTAGTGATTGACGACTCCATTGTCCGCGGCACTACTTTGGAGAAAAGCATCATCAAAATGCTGGACCGGCTGGGCCCTAAGAAAATCATCATCGTGTCCTGTGCGCCGCAGATCAGGTACCCAGATTGCTACGGTATTGACATGTCCAAGATGAAGGAGTTTGTGGCCTTCAGGGCATTGATGGGCCTGTTGAAAGACAACAACAAAGAAAATCTGGCCGAGGAGGTGTATGAACAATGCCGCCAAGCCGCGGGCACTTCGGCTTTCAAGGAGAAGAACTTCGTGCAGGCGCTGTATGAGGCCTTCTCTTACGAAGAGGTGAGTGCCAAGGTAGCCGAAATTGTCACCGCCAAAGGTATTCAAGCCGAGGTGGAAGTCATCTTTCAGACCGTAGACTCATTACACGAAGCCTGCCCGAACCATCTAGGCGACTGGTACTTTACGGGGAATTACCCAACTCCTGGCGGTACCAAAGTGGTAAACCGCGCCTTCATGAACTACATGGAGAAAAGCGAGGCCAGGGCGTATTAA